A part of Myxococcus landrumus genomic DNA contains:
- a CDS encoding DUF4130 domain-containing protein produces the protein MRARRGSGGPCRAGLSDQEVQVRVSVASELGAFRDVARGLLARGVPPERVTFEDAPGPWEGAVDPGGLEGTSARVLPVLPWDFLGLAEKVVCHRAPERWGLLYRVLWRMTRGERRLLEREGDLDVQRLRRMERAVRRDVSNLVIRVRFRREMLDGAERHVAWYRPDHRVVRLAAPFLVGRFPTLCWSLFTPDTSAHWDGVRLTFGAGLRWEDPPGGMEPSSSPAARVERRTWARGGARTPVMLLGDVPGTWEEGRGVCFVGPAGKFLEVVLARAGLRRTDLRVSQEARSGGHDEPLDWRDAWSRRERLASEVTEARPLLLLALGRVAGQMLWGPGFRLALCRGRLVQMPSGAVAMATFAPSEVLRPGDIREQAELRIHFEADLRSAADALRRTLVAQAESARACNDINARE, from the coding sequence GTGCGCGCGCGGAGAGGCTCGGGAGGTCCGTGCCGCGCGGGGCTGAGCGACCAGGAGGTCCAGGTGCGGGTGAGCGTGGCATCGGAATTGGGGGCGTTTCGGGACGTGGCGCGGGGGCTGCTTGCGCGGGGCGTGCCCCCGGAGCGGGTCACCTTCGAAGACGCCCCGGGGCCCTGGGAGGGGGCAGTGGACCCGGGCGGCCTGGAGGGCACGTCGGCGCGGGTGCTCCCGGTGTTGCCTTGGGACTTCCTGGGGCTGGCGGAGAAGGTGGTGTGTCATCGGGCCCCGGAGCGCTGGGGGCTGCTGTACCGCGTGCTCTGGCGGATGACACGGGGAGAGCGGCGCCTCTTGGAGCGGGAAGGGGACCTGGACGTTCAGCGGCTGCGGCGCATGGAGCGCGCGGTGCGGCGGGACGTGAGCAACCTGGTGATTCGCGTCCGCTTCCGGCGGGAGATGTTGGACGGCGCGGAGCGCCACGTGGCCTGGTACCGGCCGGACCACCGCGTCGTCCGGCTGGCCGCGCCCTTCCTCGTGGGCCGGTTTCCCACGCTGTGCTGGAGCCTCTTCACCCCGGACACCAGCGCGCACTGGGACGGCGTGCGCCTCACCTTCGGCGCGGGGCTCCGGTGGGAGGACCCTCCCGGCGGCATGGAGCCCTCATCGTCTCCAGCGGCGCGTGTGGAGCGGCGCACCTGGGCGCGCGGTGGAGCCAGGACACCCGTGATGCTGCTGGGGGATGTGCCCGGGACGTGGGAAGAGGGGCGCGGCGTGTGCTTCGTCGGCCCCGCGGGGAAGTTCCTGGAGGTCGTGCTCGCGCGTGCGGGGTTGCGGCGCACGGACCTGAGGGTCTCCCAGGAGGCACGGTCCGGTGGCCACGACGAACCCCTGGACTGGCGGGACGCCTGGTCGCGCCGGGAACGGCTCGCCTCGGAAGTCACGGAGGCCCGCCCGCTGCTGCTGCTGGCGCTCGGACGCGTCGCGGGGCAGATGCTCTGGGGGCCCGGGTTCAGGCTCGCGCTGTGCCGGGGGCGGCTCGTCCAGATGCCCTCGGGGGCCGTCGCCATGGCCACCTTCGCGCCCTCGGAGGTGCTGCGCCCGGGGGATATCCGGGAGCAGGCGGAACTGCGCATCCACTTCGAAGCGGACCTCCGCTCGGCGGCGGACGCGTTG
- a CDS encoding FHA domain-containing protein, with amino-acid sequence MDEVIFVEVVEGDSVHARHRLERFPATVGRAYSNDVILDDPKVSPEHLRIERREDGVLVVRDAGSHNGTWRVDSWARLAELEVAPDTRVAVGDTVLRFRGRNHAVPETVVTSAPTAPRERWFEHARAFPLAMLALLAVSALESHLGNYGRTDWGALTMALVMPLTLTLLWAGGWAVASRISRRQFHYRTHATIGSLVLLAAVALPPVLSALGFSLGWGSGLVWLHHVTFLVLMGVGLFWHLRYVARWEPARLVRVLVVVTLAFGALSRADDLLGNEPFSTSLDFSRTLLPPALRLARAQPMESFFEELGGLQEQVDSLAKEE; translated from the coding sequence GTGGACGAAGTGATTTTCGTCGAGGTGGTGGAGGGCGATTCCGTCCACGCGCGTCACCGGCTGGAGCGCTTCCCCGCGACGGTGGGGCGCGCGTACTCGAACGACGTCATCCTGGATGACCCGAAGGTGTCCCCGGAGCACCTGCGCATCGAGCGGCGCGAGGATGGAGTGCTCGTGGTGCGCGACGCGGGCAGCCACAACGGCACCTGGCGCGTGGACTCCTGGGCGCGGCTGGCGGAGCTGGAGGTGGCGCCGGATACGCGCGTGGCGGTGGGGGACACGGTGCTGCGCTTCCGGGGGCGCAACCACGCGGTGCCGGAGACCGTGGTGACGTCCGCGCCCACGGCGCCTCGCGAGCGCTGGTTCGAGCATGCGCGGGCCTTCCCGCTGGCGATGCTGGCCCTGCTGGCGGTGAGCGCGCTCGAGTCGCACCTGGGCAACTACGGCCGCACGGACTGGGGCGCGCTGACGATGGCCCTGGTAATGCCGCTCACGCTCACGCTGTTGTGGGCGGGAGGCTGGGCCGTGGCCAGCCGCATCTCCCGGCGCCAGTTCCACTACCGCACCCACGCCACCATCGGCAGCCTGGTGTTGCTGGCCGCCGTCGCGCTGCCGCCCGTGTTGTCGGCGCTGGGCTTCAGCCTGGGATGGGGCTCCGGACTCGTCTGGCTGCACCACGTGACGTTCCTGGTGCTCATGGGCGTCGGCCTGTTCTGGCACCTGCGCTACGTGGCCCGGTGGGAGCCGGCGAGGCTGGTGCGAGTGCTGGTCGTGGTGACGCTGGCCTTTGGCGCGCTGTCCCGGGCGGATGACCTGCTGGGCAACGAGCCCTTCAGCACCTCCCTGGACTTCTCCCGCACGCTCCTGCCCCCCGCGCTCAGGCTGGCCCGCGCCCAGCCCATGGAGTCCTTCTTCGAGGAGCTGGGAGGGCTCCAGGAGCAGGTGGACTCGCTCGCGAAGGAGGAGTAG
- a CDS encoding S1C family serine protease, with protein sequence MFVLLLVAVLGQAPSAAPVEPDVPSPAESELPVAPVPAVLPPATHELFQRIQNRVAQVRIIERRSGTRSSIGSAFFVSAQGHAITNYHVISDVVLHPEDYTAELVLRSGGEPVPAKLVDVDVVHDLAVIRMEAGVKDFFMLEDREPPQGTRLFAMGNPHDLGTTIVEGTYNGFIQDSLYERVHFSGAINPGMSGGPTLTGQGTVVGVNVATMGNQLGFLVPVKRASALLARALQAKADEAAPLVESVRAQLIENQQRLTEQMLAAALPKHRLGSYHVPGRWIPFLKCWGDTPHEPEVPYTVTNYQCSSEEDIYLSSRHRTGVVAFLHQQASSQKLGALRFSALYSALFSQDPDTVEASREDVTNFRCTTEFVDVEGLPVRAAMCLRAYKRFPGLYDLVLRAAALNASTSGVDTSLTLGGFTADNARKLARRYLEGLSWTK encoded by the coding sequence ATGTTCGTCCTCCTTCTCGTCGCCGTGCTGGGGCAGGCGCCGTCGGCCGCCCCGGTCGAGCCGGATGTCCCATCACCCGCTGAAAGCGAACTGCCCGTGGCGCCGGTTCCCGCCGTGCTGCCTCCGGCCACGCATGAGCTGTTCCAGCGCATCCAGAACCGCGTCGCGCAGGTGCGCATCATCGAGCGGCGCTCGGGCACGCGGTCGTCCATCGGCTCGGCCTTCTTCGTCTCCGCGCAGGGCCACGCCATCACGAACTACCACGTGATTTCGGACGTGGTGCTCCACCCGGAGGACTACACCGCGGAGCTCGTCCTGCGCAGTGGCGGCGAGCCGGTCCCCGCGAAGCTGGTGGACGTGGACGTCGTGCATGACCTCGCCGTCATCCGGATGGAGGCGGGCGTGAAGGACTTCTTCATGCTGGAGGACCGCGAGCCGCCGCAGGGCACGCGCTTGTTCGCCATGGGGAACCCACACGACCTGGGCACCACCATCGTCGAGGGGACCTACAACGGCTTCATCCAGGACTCGCTCTATGAGCGCGTCCACTTCAGCGGCGCCATCAACCCGGGCATGAGCGGCGGGCCCACGCTCACCGGACAGGGGACGGTGGTGGGCGTCAACGTGGCCACCATGGGAAATCAGTTGGGCTTCCTGGTGCCCGTGAAGCGCGCGAGTGCGCTGCTGGCGCGAGCGCTCCAGGCGAAGGCCGATGAGGCCGCGCCGCTCGTCGAGTCGGTGCGCGCGCAGCTCATCGAGAACCAGCAGCGGCTCACCGAGCAGATGCTCGCGGCGGCGCTGCCCAAGCACCGGCTGGGCAGCTACCACGTGCCGGGGCGCTGGATTCCCTTCCTCAAGTGCTGGGGCGACACGCCGCATGAGCCGGAGGTGCCGTACACGGTGACCAACTACCAGTGCTCCTCGGAGGAGGACATCTACCTGTCCTCGCGCCACCGCACGGGCGTGGTGGCCTTCCTGCACCAGCAGGCCTCCAGCCAGAAGCTGGGCGCGCTGCGCTTCTCCGCGCTCTACAGCGCGCTGTTCTCCCAGGACCCGGACACGGTGGAGGCGTCGCGCGAGGACGTCACCAACTTCCGGTGCACGACGGAGTTCGTGGACGTGGAGGGGCTGCCCGTGCGCGCCGCGATGTGCCTGCGCGCCTACAAGCGCTTCCCGGGCCTCTATGACCTGGTGCTGCGCGCCGCCGCGCTCAACGCCAGCACGAGCGGCGTCGACACCAGCCTCACGCTGGGCGGCTTCACGGCGGACAACGCGCGCAAGCTGGCTCGCCGCTACCTGGAGGGGTTGTCGTGGACGAAGTGA